A window from Pseudomonadales bacterium encodes these proteins:
- a CDS encoding L,D-transpeptidase family protein, with protein MSDLVRLAAVALLLLGVTLQGASVVAEQDDDAVAAGIARLLSGQQPELRGFYQARAGRPAWPDDQAVAALAAAIGTLDGDGLRPADYHPTALLPAYRLAQAAAEPLARARFDLQLSELLLTVLHHVQRGKLDPAAIDPNWELPRAAPRLDLAAVSQAVDARQFDQLIAAVRPDHLLHARLRSALKHYRDIKLQGGWPMLPARHDALHPGDRDADVPLLRQRLAIEEGAALPVSGGCNPAEAAVGGPDPYCHDENLVAAVHRFQRRHLLREDGIVGRQTLAALNVPVATRIEQIRANLERARWLLHGLPRTFVLVDIAGYRLSYFRPDGTLWQSRIMVGRPYRSTPMLRSEINRLTFNPTWTVPPTILREDMLPMIRKDPDYLTREDIEVISLSGAPLDPRQIDWWHPGNLLLRQRAGPHNALGRVAIRFPNRHDVYLHDTPAQGLFNLDRRAISSGCIRVANALELARLLLDDEKKWNQAAIDELVASGLTREVALARRVPLILYYWTVAVDAEGVVSFRPDIYQRDAAVLAALNRPLAAAAPSH; from the coding sequence ATGAGCGATCTCGTCAGGCTGGCCGCTGTCGCGCTCCTGCTGCTGGGCGTGACCCTGCAGGGTGCCAGTGTGGTGGCCGAGCAGGATGACGATGCGGTGGCAGCCGGCATTGCCCGATTGTTGTCGGGGCAACAGCCTGAATTGCGCGGCTTTTATCAGGCGCGTGCTGGACGGCCGGCATGGCCTGATGACCAGGCGGTGGCTGCCTTGGCGGCGGCCATCGGAACCCTCGATGGCGATGGCCTGCGACCGGCTGATTACCACCCGACGGCACTGCTGCCGGCCTATCGGCTGGCGCAGGCGGCGGCTGAGCCGCTGGCGCGGGCACGCTTCGATCTGCAACTGAGCGAACTGTTGCTGACGGTGCTGCATCATGTGCAGCGTGGCAAGCTCGATCCGGCGGCGATCGATCCGAACTGGGAGCTGCCGCGCGCGGCACCGCGGCTCGATCTGGCTGCGGTGTCGCAGGCGGTCGATGCCCGGCAGTTCGATCAGCTCATTGCCGCTGTGCGGCCGGACCATCTGCTCCATGCGCGGTTGCGTTCCGCCCTGAAGCATTATCGTGACATCAAGTTGCAGGGTGGCTGGCCGATGCTGCCGGCCCGTCACGACGCACTGCATCCTGGTGATCGGGATGCCGATGTTCCGCTGCTGCGTCAGCGTCTGGCAATCGAGGAGGGCGCCGCACTGCCGGTATCGGGTGGCTGCAACCCTGCGGAGGCAGCGGTCGGGGGCCCGGACCCATACTGCCATGATGAAAACCTGGTCGCTGCGGTGCACCGTTTCCAGCGCCGCCACCTGCTGCGGGAGGATGGGATCGTCGGCAGGCAGACGCTGGCGGCGTTGAATGTGCCGGTGGCGACACGCATCGAGCAGATCCGGGCCAATCTGGAGCGGGCCCGCTGGCTGCTGCATGGCCTGCCGCGGACCTTCGTGCTGGTGGACATCGCCGGTTACCGGTTGAGCTATTTTCGCCCCGATGGGACGCTCTGGCAGAGCCGCATCATGGTGGGGCGGCCCTACCGCAGTACACCGATGCTGCGCTCGGAGATCAACCGCCTGACCTTCAATCCGACCTGGACGGTGCCGCCCACCATCCTGCGCGAGGACATGCTGCCGATGATCCGCAAGGATCCGGATTATCTGACGCGGGAGGACATCGAGGTCATTTCGCTGTCTGGAGCGCCGCTTGATCCACGACAGATCGACTGGTGGCATCCAGGCAATCTGCTGCTGCGGCAGCGTGCCGGTCCGCACAATGCGCTGGGGCGGGTGGCGATCCGTTTTCCCAACCGGCATGATGTCTATCTGCACGACACGCCGGCGCAGGGGCTGTTCAACCTCGATCGGCGCGCGATCAGCTCGGGTTGCATCCGGGTTGCCAATGCGCTGGAGCTGGCCCGTCTGCTGCTCGACGATGAGAAAAAGTGGAACCAGGCCGCGATCGATGAGCTGGTCGCCAGTGGGTTGACGCGTGAAGTCGCGCTGGCCCGACGCGTGCCGCTGATTCTGTACTACTGGACGGTGGCGGTCGATGCCGAGGGTGTGGTGAGTTTTCGTCCCGATATCTACCAGCGCGACGCGGCAGTGCTGGCGGCGCTGAACCGGCCGCTGGCCGCAGCAGCGCCGTCACACTGA
- the mazG gene encoding nucleoside triphosphate pyrophosphohydrolase translates to MSRSLTNMLKTLEIMARLRDPQQGCPWDVEQDFNTLTPCTLEEAYEVVDAIERNDFAGLQEELGDLLLQIVFYCQIASERGLFDFEAVAGSLNDKLIRRHPHVFAQAERTTAQGQQLLWDEIKRQEKAGQPEQGLLDSVPANLPALAEAQKLQKRAAKVGFDWPDAEPVFAKLHEEVDEVREAMALADSAACLEEVGDLLFVVTNLARHLRVDAQQALSHANHKFRRRFGQMEQMARVMEQRLEALSLDQQEQLWQRAKQSE, encoded by the coding sequence ATGAGCCGATCTTTGACCAACATGCTGAAAACGCTTGAAATCATGGCACGCCTGCGCGATCCGCAACAGGGCTGTCCCTGGGATGTCGAGCAGGATTTCAACACCCTGACCCCCTGCACGCTCGAAGAGGCCTATGAGGTGGTCGATGCGATCGAGCGCAATGACTTTGCCGGGTTGCAGGAGGAGCTGGGCGATCTGCTGCTGCAGATCGTCTTTTACTGCCAGATCGCCAGCGAGCGCGGATTGTTCGATTTCGAGGCGGTGGCCGGCAGCCTGAACGACAAGCTGATCCGCCGCCATCCCCATGTCTTTGCACAGGCGGAGCGGACCACGGCACAGGGGCAGCAGCTGCTGTGGGACGAGATCAAGCGGCAGGAGAAGGCCGGGCAACCCGAGCAGGGTCTGCTCGATTCGGTGCCGGCCAACCTGCCGGCACTCGCCGAGGCGCAGAAGCTGCAGAAGCGTGCCGCCAAGGTCGGTTTCGACTGGCCCGATGCCGAGCCGGTATTTGCCAAACTGCATGAAGAGGTCGACGAGGTGCGTGAGGCGATGGCGCTGGCTGATTCGGCCGCCTGCCTGGAGGAGGTGGGTGATCTGCTGTTCGTGGTGACCAATCTGGCGCGCCATCTGCGGGTGGATGCACAGCAGGCGCTGAGCCATGCCAACCACAAGTTCCGCCGCCGCTTCGGGCAGATGGAACAGATGGCCAGGGTGATGGAGCAGCGGCTGGAGGCGCTGTCACTCGATCAGCAGGAGCAGCTCTGGCAGCGCGCCAAGCAGAGCGAGTGA
- a CDS encoding DUF1302 domain-containing protein — protein MLALNDRTPRAAALSRFGMPTLCASAILLTAANAHAFQFKFEDPQMKGFLDTSTTLNATWRTQKADARRVSYGNQNFSEGDLVSTPLKITPELGLSYGSMGLFTRANYVYDAKIEGNERISDAAEDVLSNKFLLLDAFVYDSFEFGNAKLTARLGSQVVNWGESTFIGNGINSTNPVDATKARGAGVEVKEVNLPLPMLWASMDFGGAFSIEAYYNSEWNETILDPVGTFFSTNDAVGEGPNLLRIPGLSLPRRNDILPDDGGAYGVALRTVIEPLNSAEVGLYHLRYHSFAPYVSLTKTGASPTTAYYQLLYPEDIDLYGLSINADLPGDLGISLGGEISFRPDAPLARDSSAVIPRILGGAPNTVISPYDEGNLTQAQFTLTYQVGSENPFAADKMTLVFEPAVALANLPDKTYYGNYDSVSWGYAFRGSLEYADAFLNMTLTPTLAFRHDVAGTTPGAPSGTFLNDRKSATLSAQAVYLDYLTFELGYTRNWGAEFRSASALINTVADRDFLALSAKYNF, from the coding sequence ATGCTCGCACTCAATGACAGGACGCCTCGCGCCGCCGCGCTGAGCAGATTCGGCATGCCGACCCTCTGCGCCAGCGCGATTCTGCTGACAGCGGCCAACGCCCACGCCTTTCAGTTCAAGTTCGAAGACCCGCAGATGAAGGGCTTCCTCGACACCTCGACCACCCTCAATGCCACTTGGCGTACGCAGAAAGCAGACGCACGCAGGGTCAGCTATGGCAACCAGAATTTCAGCGAAGGCGACCTGGTCTCCACCCCGCTCAAGATCACGCCGGAACTGGGTCTGAGCTACGGCTCGATGGGTCTGTTCACCCGCGCCAACTATGTCTATGACGCCAAGATCGAAGGCAACGAACGCATCTCCGACGCGGCCGAGGATGTGCTCAGCAACAAGTTCCTGCTGCTCGACGCCTTTGTCTATGACAGCTTCGAATTTGGCAACGCCAAACTGACCGCCCGCCTCGGCAGCCAGGTGGTCAACTGGGGCGAGAGCACCTTCATCGGCAATGGCATCAACAGCACCAACCCGGTCGATGCCACCAAGGCCCGAGGCGCCGGTGTCGAAGTGAAGGAGGTGAACCTGCCGCTGCCGATGCTCTGGGCATCGATGGATTTTGGCGGCGCGTTCAGCATCGAGGCCTATTACAACTCGGAGTGGAACGAGACCATCCTTGACCCGGTCGGCACCTTCTTCAGCACCAATGATGCGGTCGGTGAAGGTCCCAATCTTCTCCGAATTCCTGGGCTCTCTCTTCCGCGCAGAAACGACATCCTGCCGGACGATGGCGGCGCCTACGGGGTGGCGCTGCGCACGGTGATCGAACCGCTCAACAGCGCGGAAGTGGGCCTGTATCACCTGCGCTACCACAGCTTTGCTCCTTATGTTTCACTGACCAAGACTGGTGCCAGCCCGACGACTGCGTACTACCAACTGCTCTATCCGGAAGACATCGACCTCTACGGCCTCAGCATCAATGCCGACCTGCCGGGCGACCTGGGCATCTCGCTGGGCGGCGAGATCTCCTTCCGCCCCGACGCCCCCCTGGCGCGTGACAGTTCAGCAGTGATACCCAGAATTCTGGGCGGCGCGCCCAACACGGTGATCTCACCCTATGACGAAGGCAACCTGACCCAGGCGCAGTTCACGCTGACCTATCAGGTCGGTTCAGAGAACCCCTTCGCCGCCGACAAGATGACGCTGGTGTTCGAGCCGGCCGTTGCCCTGGCCAACCTGCCGGACAAGACCTACTACGGCAACTATGACTCGGTCTCCTGGGGCTATGCGTTCCGTGGCAGTCTCGAATATGCCGATGCCTTCCTGAACATGACGCTCACCCCGACACTGGCCTTCCGCCACGACGTCGCCGGTACCACCCCCGGCGCGCCCAGTGGCACCTTCCTCAATGACCGCAAGTCGGCCACGCTGTCGGCACAGGCGGTCTACCTCGACTATCTGACCTTCGAGTTGGGCTACACCCGCAACTGGGGCGCCGAATTCAGGTCGGCCAGTGCACTCATCAATACGGTCGCTGACCGCGACTTCCTCGCCCTCAGCGCCAAATACAACTTCTGA
- a CDS encoding TerC family protein, with translation MFEWIADPSAWLALVTLTVLEIVLGIDNIIFISILVGRLPESMRRRARTLGLALAMVTRIALLFSITWVMKLAEPLLTVMEQSFSGRDLILLGGGLFLLWKSSVEIYNSLEGEEEEAHAPTVNLKLGIVSIMIQIALIDIIFSLDSVITAVGLANDFFVMALAIVIAVLMMMFMSHIIADFVDRHPSIKMLALSFLTMIGMALIGEAFQVHIPKGYIYFAMGFSVLVEVLNIRRASRRAVPVKLHHTLPGD, from the coding sequence ATGTTCGAATGGATCGCCGATCCGAGTGCCTGGCTGGCGCTGGTCACCCTGACCGTTCTCGAAATCGTGCTGGGCATCGACAACATCATCTTCATCAGCATCCTGGTGGGGCGCCTGCCCGAGTCAATGCGCCGCCGCGCCCGCACCCTGGGGCTGGCTCTGGCGATGGTGACCCGCATCGCGCTGCTGTTCTCGATCACCTGGGTGATGAAGCTTGCCGAACCCCTGCTGACGGTGATGGAACAGAGCTTCTCGGGCCGCGACCTGATTTTGCTGGGCGGTGGACTCTTTCTGCTGTGGAAAAGCAGCGTGGAGATCTACAACAGCCTCGAAGGCGAAGAGGAAGAGGCGCACGCACCGACCGTCAACCTGAAGCTGGGCATTGTTTCCATCATGATCCAGATCGCACTGATCGACATCATCTTCTCGCTCGACTCGGTGATCACCGCAGTCGGCCTCGCCAACGACTTCTTCGTGATGGCACTGGCGATCGTCATCGCCGTGCTGATGATGATGTTCATGTCGCACATCATCGCCGACTTCGTCGACCGCCATCCCAGCATCAAGATGCTGGCGCTGAGCTTTCTGACGATGATCGGCATGGCGCTGATCGGCGAGGCCTTCCAGGTCCACATTCCCAAGGGCTACATCTATTTCGCGATGGGCTTCTCGGTGCTGGTCGAGGTGCTGAACATCCGCCGGGCCTCACGCCGCGCCGTTCCGGTCAAGCTGCACCACACCCTTCCCGGCGATTGA
- a CDS encoding DegQ family serine endoprotease yields the protein MTLTVQAAELPDFSPLVEQYSNAVVNVSSVTKAPRNAALPFQGQGPYGELPEEAQEFFRHFFGAPPQGGPMQKRASTGSGFIISSDGYVLTNNHVIDGADEITVRLRDRREIEAKVVGTDPGTDLALLKIDGKDLPVVKLGNSDRLKVGEWVLAIGSPFGFDYSVSAGIISALNRSLPNEQNQNYVPFIQTDVAINPGNSGGPLFNMDGEVIGINSMIYTRSGGFMGLSFAIPISVAMDVVGQIKEKGHVLRGWLGVSIQEVNRDLAESFGLERPAGALVAAVVPDSPAAKGGLQAGDIILKVDGTAIEFSADLPHLIGRKRPGSTAALEVVRNGKPLDLKVKVGELPSEPEKLAQQGGGGAQPQNRLGILVSDLTAEQLRELELPHGIVIEEVVDGVGAAIGLRPGMVITAIANKPVKSAAEFNLIVKSLPANRLIAMRVLRDGVPLFVTFKLPK from the coding sequence ATGACACTGACTGTCCAGGCCGCCGAACTGCCCGACTTCTCGCCATTGGTCGAACAGTACTCGAACGCCGTGGTCAACGTCAGTTCCGTCACCAAGGCACCGCGCAACGCGGCCCTGCCCTTTCAGGGACAAGGGCCCTATGGCGAACTGCCCGAAGAGGCCCAGGAGTTCTTCCGGCACTTTTTCGGCGCCCCGCCACAAGGCGGACCGATGCAGAAGCGCGCCTCGACCGGTTCAGGCTTCATCATCTCCTCCGATGGCTATGTCCTGACCAACAACCACGTCATCGATGGCGCTGACGAAATCACCGTCAGACTGCGGGATCGGCGGGAGATCGAGGCCAAGGTGGTGGGCACCGACCCCGGCACCGATCTGGCACTGCTCAAGATCGATGGCAAGGATCTGCCAGTGGTCAAGCTGGGCAATTCCGACCGGCTGAAGGTCGGCGAGTGGGTGCTGGCCATCGGCTCGCCCTTCGGTTTCGACTACTCGGTCTCGGCCGGCATCATCAGCGCGCTGAACCGCAGCCTGCCCAACGAGCAGAATCAGAACTACGTGCCCTTCATCCAGACCGATGTCGCCATCAACCCCGGCAACTCCGGTGGCCCGCTGTTCAACATGGATGGCGAAGTGATCGGCATCAACTCGATGATCTACACCCGCTCCGGCGGTTTCATGGGGCTGTCGTTCGCCATTCCGATCTCGGTGGCGATGGATGTGGTGGGTCAGATCAAGGAGAAAGGCCATGTGCTGCGCGGCTGGCTCGGCGTCAGCATCCAGGAGGTGAACCGCGACCTGGCGGAATCGTTCGGACTGGAGCGCCCGGCCGGGGCGCTGGTGGCCGCCGTGGTGCCGGACAGTCCGGCGGCCAAGGGGGGCCTGCAGGCCGGTGACATCATCCTCAAGGTCGATGGCACTGCGATCGAATTCTCGGCCGACCTGCCCCATCTGATCGGGCGCAAGCGCCCCGGTTCGACCGCGGCACTGGAGGTGGTGCGCAACGGCAAGCCGCTCGATCTGAAGGTCAAGGTGGGTGAACTGCCGAGCGAACCGGAGAAGCTGGCCCAGCAGGGGGGCGGCGGAGCGCAGCCGCAGAACCGCCTCGGCATCCTGGTGAGCGACCTGACTGCGGAGCAGCTGCGTGAACTGGAGCTTCCCCATGGCATCGTGATCGAGGAGGTGGTCGACGGTGTCGGTGCGGCCATCGGGCTTCGCCCCGGCATGGTGATCACCGCCATCGCCAACAAGCCGGTCAAGAGTGCCGCCGAGTTCAACCTGATCGTCAAGTCGCTGCCGGCAAACCGGCTGATTGCGATGCGGGTGCTGCGCGACGGCGTGCCGCTGTTCGTGACCTTCAAACTGCCAAAGTAA
- a CDS encoding murein L,D-transpeptidase catalytic domain family protein: MTCPRPFLSWCRTVLTTLLMLVGATAFAANSTTLRQPPLDHLLTRLAPGADPVMLRLAAKALSCAAPRADRLAVIDYSLPSSEPRLWVFDLARQRLLFKERVAHGRGSGDLQASLFSNRPESFQSSLGLFRTLESYHGRNGYSLRLEGLEPGINDRAYQRAIVIHGAGYVSDTFISRTGRLGRSHGCPAVRLEITQPLIDSIKDDQYLFAYYPDRNWLKESTLLHCQHSLSQR; encoded by the coding sequence ATGACATGTCCCAGGCCATTTCTGTCATGGTGCCGCACGGTGCTGACCACCCTGCTGATGCTCGTGGGCGCTACAGCCTTCGCGGCCAACTCCACCACCCTGCGGCAACCGCCTCTCGACCACCTCCTGACCCGCCTGGCGCCCGGTGCCGATCCGGTCATGCTGCGGCTGGCCGCCAAGGCCCTCTCCTGCGCCGCGCCACGGGCCGACCGGCTGGCAGTGATCGACTACTCGCTGCCCTCCTCCGAACCGCGCCTGTGGGTCTTCGATCTGGCCCGGCAGCGGCTGCTGTTCAAGGAGCGGGTTGCGCATGGTCGCGGTTCCGGTGACCTGCAGGCCAGCCTCTTTTCCAACAGGCCTGAAAGTTTTCAATCGAGCCTGGGGCTGTTCCGCACGCTGGAGAGCTACCATGGGCGCAATGGCTACTCATTGCGACTGGAGGGACTGGAGCCCGGCATCAATGACCGCGCCTACCAGCGCGCGATCGTCATCCATGGCGCCGGCTATGTCAGTGACACCTTCATCAGCCGGACCGGACGCCTGGGTCGCAGCCATGGCTGCCCGGCAGTGCGACTGGAGATCACCCAGCCACTGATCGACAGCATCAAGGATGATCAATACCTGTTCGCCTACTATCCAGACCGCAACTGGCTGAAAGAGTCCACCCTGTTGCACTGCCAGCACAGCCTGTCGCAACGCTGA
- a CDS encoding MMPL family transporter, translating into MLRDRFTLLTEKLVFANRVAILVIFALITAFMGYKAMSLRMEAGFVKLLPYKHPYMRTLIDYSAKFGGGNQIIVALMQKKGDIFTPEFFTTLHEASDEVFFLPGVDKSKVTSIFTPNVRFTEFVEDGFAGGNVIPAEFQPTPEWLEIARQNIIKSGELGRLVTFDFTGSLIRAELLDRDPITGKKLDYQQVSKDLEEKIRQRFENDNVSVHILGFAKSIGDIAEGARSVIAFFGIAFVVTGVLLWLYSGSIQLTLMPLLCSSVAVIWQLGTLSLFGFGIDPMSILVPFLIFAIAVSHSVQMVSGWIGEVLYGANEQDVHHPVVPVNTRTQGVDGYSAARRTFRRLLIPGSIAVLCNILGFVTILMINIGIIQEMGITASIGVTIIILTNLLLLPILLSFINLPNIEQYRQKRVAAESKRDGLWRTLSKFATTAWSIPTLVIIAITTVMAHFYSQGLQVGDLHAGVSELREDARYNLDTKMVTSKFAIGVDVLSVIVETPKNACIDYDTMVAMDELHWFAQNLPGVQSVLSLSEAMKIVTGGNNEGSPRWETLMRNQYNLSGALRYMETSSGLMDAECTAMPLLIYTKDHKADTVETIVRALEKYDSGLPKEKFNPRLASANVGIIAATNQAVHAAQEPIMAYVHGAIALLVLLSFRSVMVTACLMIPLLYVSSLCYALMTYLNIGLKVNTLPVVALGIGIGVDYGIYLYSRMADFLNEGLGLQESLYRALKLTGKPVMFTAATLAVGVATWIFSDLKFQADMGILLTFMFIVNMIGAILVIPALARWLLPARLRNPSTPAG; encoded by the coding sequence ATGCTAAGAGATCGATTCACCCTGCTGACGGAAAAACTGGTTTTCGCCAATCGTGTGGCGATTCTGGTGATCTTCGCGCTCATCACCGCCTTCATGGGCTACAAGGCGATGAGCCTGCGCATGGAGGCCGGTTTCGTCAAACTGCTGCCCTACAAGCACCCCTACATGCGGACGCTGATCGACTACAGCGCCAAGTTCGGTGGCGGCAACCAGATCATCGTCGCATTGATGCAGAAGAAAGGTGACATCTTCACACCGGAGTTCTTCACCACCCTGCACGAGGCGTCGGATGAGGTCTTCTTTCTGCCCGGGGTCGACAAGTCGAAGGTGACTTCGATCTTCACCCCCAATGTGCGCTTCACCGAATTCGTCGAGGATGGCTTTGCCGGTGGCAACGTGATTCCGGCCGAGTTCCAGCCGACACCGGAGTGGCTGGAGATCGCCCGCCAGAACATCATCAAATCGGGCGAACTGGGCCGTCTGGTCACCTTCGACTTCACCGGCTCGCTGATTCGTGCCGAACTGCTCGATCGCGATCCGATCACCGGCAAGAAGCTCGACTATCAGCAGGTCTCCAAGGATCTCGAAGAGAAGATTCGCCAGCGCTTCGAGAACGACAACGTCAGTGTGCACATTCTCGGCTTTGCCAAGTCGATCGGTGATATTGCCGAAGGTGCCCGCAGCGTGATCGCCTTCTTCGGCATCGCCTTCGTCGTCACCGGGGTGCTGCTGTGGCTCTACTCCGGCTCGATTCAGCTCACCCTGATGCCGCTGCTCTGCTCGTCGGTGGCGGTGATCTGGCAGCTCGGCACATTGAGCCTGTTCGGCTTCGGCATCGACCCGATGAGCATCCTGGTGCCCTTTCTGATCTTCGCCATCGCCGTCAGTCACAGCGTGCAGATGGTCAGCGGCTGGATCGGCGAGGTGCTCTATGGTGCCAACGAGCAGGATGTCCACCATCCTGTGGTGCCGGTCAATACCAGGACCCAGGGCGTCGATGGCTACAGTGCCGCCCGCCGCACCTTCCGCCGCCTGCTGATCCCCGGAAGCATCGCGGTGCTCTGCAACATTCTCGGTTTCGTCACCATCCTGATGATCAACATCGGCATCATCCAGGAGATGGGCATCACCGCCAGCATCGGCGTCACCATCATCATCCTGACCAACCTGCTGCTGTTGCCGATCCTGCTGTCGTTCATCAACCTGCCCAACATCGAGCAGTACCGGCAGAAGCGGGTGGCGGCAGAGAGCAAGCGCGACGGCCTGTGGCGCACCCTCTCGAAGTTCGCAACCACCGCCTGGTCGATTCCGACACTGGTGATCATTGCCATCACCACGGTCATGGCCCACTTCTACAGCCAGGGCCTTCAGGTCGGCGACCTGCATGCCGGGGTCTCCGAACTGCGCGAGGATGCCCGCTACAACCTCGACACCAAGATGGTCACCAGCAAATTCGCCATCGGTGTGGATGTGCTGTCGGTGATCGTCGAGACGCCGAAGAATGCCTGCATCGACTATGACACCATGGTCGCGATGGATGAACTGCACTGGTTCGCACAGAACCTGCCGGGCGTGCAGTCGGTGCTGTCGCTGTCGGAAGCGATGAAGATCGTCACCGGTGGCAACAACGAGGGGTCACCGAGGTGGGAGACCCTGATGCGCAACCAGTACAACCTGTCGGGTGCGCTGCGCTACATGGAGACCAGCAGCGGGCTGATGGATGCCGAATGCACCGCCATGCCGCTGCTGATCTACACCAAAGACCACAAGGCCGACACGGTGGAGACCATCGTCCGCGCACTGGAGAAGTATGATTCCGGCCTGCCGAAGGAGAAGTTCAATCCGCGGCTGGCCTCGGCCAACGTCGGCATCATCGCCGCCACCAACCAGGCCGTGCATGCGGCACAGGAGCCGATCATGGCCTATGTCCATGGCGCGATCGCCCTGCTGGTGCTGCTGAGCTTCCGCTCGGTGATGGTCACCGCCTGTCTGATGATTCCGCTGCTCTATGTCTCTTCGCTCTGCTATGCGCTGATGACCTATCTGAACATCGGTCTCAAGGTGAACACGCTGCCGGTGGTGGCACTGGGGATCGGCATCGGGGTCGACTACGGCATCTACCTCTACAGCCGGATGGCCGACTTCCTGAACGAAGGTCTGGGACTGCAGGAGTCGCTCTACCGCGCCCTGAAGCTGACCGGCAAGCCGGTGATGTTCACCGCCGCAACGTTGGCGGTCGGCGTGGCAACCTGGATATTCTCCGACCTGAAGTTCCAGGCTGACATGGGCATTCTGCTCACCTTCATGTTCATCGTGAACATGATCGGCGCCATCCTGGTGATCCCGGCCCTGGCACGCTGGCTGCTGCCCGCCAGGCTGCGCAATCCGAGCACGCCAGCCGGCTGA
- a CDS encoding DUF1329 domain-containing protein, translating into MNKKEFLPIGLAAALSLLPATLLAKATPEELKKIGLEGTELTPVGAIRAGNADGSIPAWTGGLPQKDVPKGQWLDNPFAADKPLFTITAQNYKQYADKLSPGQVAMFERYPDYKMNIYPSRRSASFKPYIYEAALYNAANAEMNPSGIDFHGGKITWAFPIPHTANEAMMSYSSKPRELGTRRWANSTVVTSTGDYQTSKIVEEILSDWSKEGNTPETMTGERDVFYFLQSVMAPPKTAGGVILILDGIHQDGQARRIWSYNPGQRRVRRAPQVQYDNPKTGGDGLATSDQLGMYNGKIDRYDWKLVGKKEMFIPYNAYMLHTDKVKVADVIRPGHINQDLARYELHRVWHVEGDLKPDTSHIYKKRVFFMDEDSWQIAVMDHYDKRDQLWRMTEGHVINSYDVLMATNTAEIHYDLQSGRYLAVGLDNEDTPPDNSFRAGPERYTPDALRQEGVR; encoded by the coding sequence ATGAACAAGAAGGAATTCCTGCCCATCGGCCTGGCAGCGGCACTGAGCCTGCTGCCTGCCACGCTGCTGGCCAAGGCCACCCCTGAAGAGCTGAAGAAGATCGGCCTGGAGGGCACCGAGCTGACCCCGGTCGGAGCGATTCGCGCCGGCAACGCCGATGGCAGCATCCCGGCCTGGACCGGCGGTCTGCCGCAGAAGGATGTGCCCAAAGGGCAGTGGCTCGACAACCCCTTTGCCGCCGACAAGCCGCTCTTCACCATCACCGCGCAGAACTACAAGCAGTATGCCGACAAGCTGAGCCCCGGTCAGGTGGCAATGTTCGAGCGCTACCCCGACTACAAGATGAACATCTACCCATCGCGGCGCTCGGCCTCGTTCAAGCCCTACATCTACGAGGCAGCGCTCTACAACGCCGCCAATGCCGAGATGAACCCGTCGGGCATCGACTTCCATGGCGGCAAGATCACCTGGGCCTTCCCGATTCCGCACACCGCCAACGAAGCGATGATGAGCTACAGCAGCAAGCCGCGGGAGTTGGGCACCCGCCGCTGGGCCAACAGCACCGTGGTGACCTCGACCGGCGACTACCAGACCAGCAAGATCGTCGAGGAGATCCTCAGCGACTGGTCGAAGGAGGGCAACACCCCCGAGACCATGACCGGCGAGAGGGATGTCTTCTACTTCCTGCAGTCGGTGATGGCGCCACCCAAGACCGCCGGCGGCGTGATCCTGATCCTCGACGGCATCCACCAGGATGGTCAGGCACGACGCATCTGGTCCTACAACCCCGGTCAGCGCCGCGTGCGCCGCGCGCCGCAGGTGCAGTACGACAACCCCAAGACCGGCGGTGATGGCCTGGCCACCAGTGACCAGCTGGGCATGTACAACGGCAAGATCGACCGCTACGACTGGAAGCTGGTCGGCAAGAAGGAGATGTTCATCCCCTACAACGCCTACATGCTCCACACCGACAAGGTGAAGGTGGCCGATGTCATCCGCCCGGGCCACATCAACCAGGATCTGGCCCGCTATGAACTGCACCGGGTCTGGCATGTCGAGGGCGACCTGAAGCCCGACACCAGCCACATCTACAAGAAGCGGGTCTTCTTCATGGACGAAGACAGCTGGCAGATCGCCGTCATGGATCACTACGACAAACGCGATCAACTGTGGCGGATGACGGAGGGGCATGTGATCAACTCCTATGATGTCCTGATGGCCACCAACACCGCCGAGATCCACTACGACCTGCAGTCAGGGCGCTATCTGGCGGTCGGCCTCGACAACGAGGACACCCCGCCCGACAACAGCTTCCGTGCCGGTCCTGAGCGCTACACCCCAGACGCCCTGCGTCAGGAGGGCGTGCGCTGA